One part of the Mycobacterium marinum genome encodes these proteins:
- a CDS encoding DUF427 domain-containing protein, producing the protein MIRAVWNGTVLAETPRTARVEGNHYFPPESVHREYLRESSTTSLCPWKGVAHYYTVVVDGRTNPDAAWFYPRPSPLARRIKNHVAFWNGVDVEGEPEGEATGLVSRVAGWLGGKR; encoded by the coding sequence ATGATCCGCGCCGTGTGGAACGGAACCGTGCTGGCAGAAACGCCCCGGACGGCAAGGGTGGAGGGCAATCACTATTTCCCGCCCGAATCGGTGCATCGGGAGTACTTGCGGGAAAGCTCGACCACTTCGCTGTGCCCCTGGAAGGGCGTGGCCCACTACTACACCGTCGTGGTCGACGGCCGTACGAATCCCGACGCCGCCTGGTTCTATCCGCGTCCCAGCCCGCTGGCTCGTCGCATCAAGAATCATGTCGCGTTCTGGAACGGCGTGGATGTCGAAGGTGAACCCGAGGGTGAGGCGACCGGCCTGGTGTCTCGGGTGGCCGGCTGGCTTGGCGGCAAGCGTTAG
- a CDS encoding glutaredoxin family protein: protein MSEHEVVVYWRPGCPFCWRLRRGLRRRGLPTREINIWTDPDAAAAVRSVADGNETVPTVVVGDVAMVNPTAGQVIDAVRTQAPELLEQRNTSRGWFSRR from the coding sequence ATGAGCGAGCACGAAGTGGTGGTTTATTGGCGGCCTGGCTGTCCGTTCTGTTGGCGCCTGCGCCGCGGGCTCCGCCGGCGCGGGCTACCGACCCGAGAGATCAACATCTGGACGGATCCAGATGCGGCCGCGGCGGTTCGCTCAGTCGCAGACGGCAACGAGACGGTGCCGACCGTGGTGGTCGGCGACGTGGCGATGGTCAACCCGACGGCCGGCCAAGTCATCGACGCGGTGCGCACCCAGGCACCGGAACTCCTGGAACAACGCAACACCAGCAGGGGCTGGTTTTCCCGACGCTAA